From the Prunus dulcis chromosome 4, ALMONDv2, whole genome shotgun sequence genome, one window contains:
- the LOC117624547 gene encoding protein ACCELERATED CELL DEATH 6-like has product MDSKEIAYWKTEDVLKEEVESASEIEVLKLPYDLAMVNDWEGMKRYYADNRQKLNCPITVDEDTALHIVASCCSKSQGKQVLEFLINLLPQSYDERCKAVRVPNKLGNNVLHEVAMSGNLEAATFLVSNFNKPAGKISNEENSTLPLLDIRNELGESPLYRAAALGHPYLVQFFADKLEEENPENLQRHFHRNDRMSILHIAVIGQQFRTALWLQRKYPFLATKREGKGLTSLQLLAQMPTAFTPQFQQSRWKMLIYYCLPARDLEVTTNPKDDVESSLGSNQDPQAISWKKPEGILKVYTTLWDFLAKEMDIIEKIWKDKRIKHALKNLIPLLVEKDNSWQNSKEAKGKTISLGSVENLCKGDNDGGDQQGKDSTEPTNSKKQSIYKYNPLLIATITGIVPIVAEILRQHPQAAEHVSHSEQNILHLAIKHRQREILELLKRKPITISRLNEMIDSDGNTILHQAADRSYYSVAISEKLIGPAMQLQAELRWMMGVKNILPPHYIMHHNNKDQTAEELFNDEHNELLKSAQEWIKDTAQSCSTVAVLVATVVFAAAYAMPGGNEPNGLPVFHDSPLFWLFTCMDVVAIACSLSSVAFFLSILSSPLEYPFFCHGLPRKLMIGFTLLFLSMATTMLAFAATILLVIRIEKKWTKSLLYCIAFFPVPLFGLLQFPMYQKVTKIFLPFFIPFLGFSKRRSICGKSKAN; this is encoded by the exons ATGGACAGCAAAGAGATAGCATACTGGAAAACGGAAGATGTTCTTAAAGAAGAAGTAGAGAGTGCAAGTGAAATTGAAGTACTGAAACTTCCTTATGATCTAGCCATGGTGAATGACTGGGAAGGCATGAAGAGATACTACGCGGACAATCGGCAAAAACTGAATTGTCCAATAACAGTGGACGAAGACACTGCATTGCACATTGTAGCTTCCTGCTGCAGCAAATCACAGGGCAAACAAGTCCTTGAGTTCTTGATTAATTTACTGCCACAAAGCTATGATGAAAGATGCAAGGCCGTGAGGGTTCCAAATAAACTCGGCAACAACGTTCTTCACGAGGTGGCGATGTCCGGCAATCTGGAGGCAGCAACTTTCTTAGTGAGCAACTTCAACAAACCTGCAGGAAAAATTAGTAATGAGGAGAATTCTACACTGCCTCTGCTAGATATTCGGAACGAGTTAGGAGAATCGCCATTGTACAGGGCTGCTGCTCTTGGTCACCCTTACCTGGTCCAGTTTTTTGCTGACAAACTGGAGGAGGAGAATCCGGAGAATCTTCAGAGGCACTTCCACCGAAATGATAGAATGTCCATTCTTCATATCGCAGTCATTGGCCAACAAttta GGACTGCTCTTTGGTTGCAGAGGAAGTACCCATTTCTTGCAACTAAGAGGGAAGGTAAAGGATTGACAAGCCTTCAATTGCTAGCCCAAATGCCGACTGCCTTCACACCACAATTTCAACAAAGCAGATGGAAGATGCTCATATATTATT GCCTTCCTGCTCGAGACCTGGAGGTCACAACAAATCCCAAGGATGATGTGGAGAGCAGCTTGGGCAGCAACCAAGACCCCCAAGCCATCTCTTGGAAGAAGCCTGAAg GTATTCTGAAGGTGTACACTACCCTGTGGGACTTCCTTGCTAAAG AAATGGACATAATCGAAAAGATCTGGAAGGATAAGAGAATTAAACATGCTCTTAAAAACCTCATCCCTTTGCTCGTTGAGAAAGACAATTCATGGCAGAATTCTAAAGAAGCAAAGGGCAAGACGATATCTCTGGGGTCAGTGGAAAATCTTTGTAAGGGTGATAATGATGGAGGAGATCAACAAGGAAAGGATTCTACAGAACCAACCAATTCTAAGAAGCAGAGCATTTATAAGTATAACCCATTGCTTATAGCAACTATCACTGGAATTGTGCCTATTGTTGCAGAGATACTTAGGCAGCATCCTCAGGCAGCTGAGCACGTTAGCCATAGTGAACAGAACATTTTGCATCTGGCCATTAAGCACCGTCAAAGAGAGATCCTTGAGCTTCTAAAAAGGAAGCCAATAACCATCTCAAGGTTGAATGAGATGATTGACAGTGATGGCAACACCATATTGCACCAAGCTGCAGATAGGAGCTACTACTCTGTAGCAATTTCTGAGAAATTAATTGGCCCAGCCATGCAATTGCAAGCAGAGTTGCGTTGGATGATG GGTGTGAAGAACATATTACCACCTCATTACATCATGCACCACAACAACAAGGATCAGACAGCGGAGGAGCTGTTCAATGATGAGCATAATGAGCTTCTGAAGTCGGCACAAGAATGGATAAAAGACACAGCACAGTCGTGCTCAACTGTGGCTGTGCTGGTGGCCACCGTTGTCTTTGCAGCCGCCTATGCCATGCCTGGGGGTAACGAACCAAATGGCCTTCCTGTTTTCCATGATTCTCCTCTCTTCTGGCTCTTCACCTGCATGGACGTCGTGGCCATCGCCTGCTCATTGTCTTCGGTAGCCTTTTTCCTCTCCATCCTCTCCTCTCCCCTTGAGTACCCATTTTTCTGTCACGGTCTTCCCCGCAAGCTCATGATCGGGTTCACCTTGCTCTTCTTGTCCATGGCAACCACCATGCTCGCCTTTGCTGCTACTATTTTGCTTGTGATTCGTATCGAGAAGAAATGGACTAAGTCTCTGCTTTACTGTATTGCCTTTTTTCCGGTCCCTCTATTTGGCTTGCTGCAATTTCCTATGTATCAGAAAGTAACCAAGATTTTCCTCCCCTTCTTCATTCCCTTTCTCGGCTTTTCGAAGAGGAGATCAATATGTGGTAAGAGCAAGGCGAACTGA
- the LOC117624548 gene encoding plastid-lipid-associated protein, chloroplastic-like: MAFASQLNQFPCKTLSLNPAHHRLASKPFSLLFAPNSIVLAAKFNNQLKFSTHEFVGTRPATRLRVVDEDEWGPEKETESAVAVAEDDKPAEPESAETSRLKKALVDSFYGTDRGLSATSETRAEIVELITQLEAQNPTPAPTEALPLLNGKWILAYTSFAGLFPLLSRGTLPLVKVEEVSQTIDSENFTVQNSVQFAGPLATTSFSTNATFEVRSPKRVQIKFEEGVIGTPQLTDSLVIPENVEFLGQKLDLTVFKSLLTSVQDTASSVVKTISSQPPFKFSISNSKAESWLLTTYLDPELRISRGDNGSVFVLIKEGSSLLSP, encoded by the exons ATGGCCTTCGCTTCGCAGCTAAACCAATTCCCCTGCAAGACGCTATCGCTAAACCCAGCGCACCACCGTCTCGCCTCCAAGCCCTTCTCCCTCTTGTTCGCACCAAACTCTATCGTGCTCGCCGCCAAATTCAACAACCAATTGAAATTCTCCACCCATGAGTTCGTCGGGACCCGACCTGCTACCCGGCTCCGGGTGGTAGACGAGGACGAATGGGGCCCCGAGAAGGAGACCGAGTCGGCTGTGGCTGTGGCCGAGGATGACAAGCCGGCTGAGCCCGAGTCAGCCGAAACCAGTAGGCTGAAGAAGGCTCTGGTAGACTCGTTTTACGGAACTGATCGTGGACTGAGCGCCACCAGCGAGACCCGGGCCGAGATTGTGGAGCTTATTACTCAGTTGGAGGCCCAAAACCCCACCCCGGCTCCGACCGAGGCTTTGCCTCTGCTCAATGGCAAATGGATTCTAGC GTACACTTCGTTTGCAGGTCTGTTTCCATTGTTGTCCAGAGGAACGCTTCCATTGGTGAAGGTGGAGGAGGTTTCGCAGACGATTGACTCTGAGAATTTCACCGTACAAAATTCTGTTCAGTTTGCTGGGCCATTAGCTACCACTTCTTTCAGCACTAACGCCACATTTGAAGTTCGAAGCCCAAAGCGCGTCCAG ATTAAGTTTGAAGAAGGCGTAATTGGGACTCCCCAGCTGACTGACTCGCTAGTGATACCAGAAAATGTTGAGTTTCTAGGACAAAAACTCGACCTCACAGTCTTCAAAAGTTTGCTCACCTCTGTTCAAGACACTGCTTCATCTGTTGTAAAGACCATATCCAGCCAACCCCCGTTTAAGTTTTCCATCTCAAACAGCAAAGCTGAATCATGGTTGCTAACCACATACCTTGATCCCGAGCTTCGGATTTCAAGGGGAGACAATGGCAGCGTGTTCGTGCTGATCAAGGAAGGCAGCTCCCTCTTGAGCCCCTGA
- the LOC117624546 gene encoding protein ACCELERATED CELL DEATH 6-like isoform X1: MEDLEIEHAEMAYWRTEEVLLKDEGESASKIEVLKLPYDLAMENDWEGMKRYFVDNPQKLNSPMTVDEDTALHIVASCCRRKSQGKQVLEFLINLLPPSYDERCKAVRVPNKLGNNVLHEVAMSGSLEAATFLVSNFNKPPGKTSNEENSTLPLLDIRNELGESPLYRAAALGHPDLVQFFAEKLEENPENLLRHFHRNDRMSILHIAVIGQQFRTALWLQRKYPFLATKREGKGLTSLQLLAQMPTAFTPQFQQSRWKMLIYYCLPARDLEVTTNPKDDVESSLGSNQHPQAISWKKPEGILKMYTSLWDFLAKEMDIIEKIWKDKRIKHALKNLIPLLVEKDNSWQNSKEAKGKTISLGSVENLCKGDNDGGDQQGEDSAEPTNSKKRGMYKYNPLLIATITGIVPIVAEILRQHPQAAEHVSHSEQNILHLAIKHRQREILELLKRKPTTISRLNEMIDSDGNTILHQAADRSYYSVAISQNLIGPAMQLQTELRWMMGVKNIVPPHYIMHHNNKDQTAEELFNDEHNELLKSAQEWIKDTAESCSTVAVLVCTVVFAAAYTMPGGNEPNGLPVFHDSPLFWLFTCMDVVAIACSLSSVAFFLSILSSPLEYPFFCHVLPRKLMIGFTLLFLSMATTMLAFAATILLVIRIEKKWTKSMLYSIAFFPVPLFGLLQFPMYQSFKEIYHKITKIFRPFFVPFLGFCKRRSICGTNKYTPHLKFETPSASRNQIKGDNPCLSFSISNSKAESWLLTRYLDPELRISRETTAVCSCSSRLPDQTHTHKFRVHEG, translated from the exons ATGGAGGACTTAGAGATAGAGCACGCAGAGATGGCGTACTGGAGAACGGAAGAGGTTCTTCTTAAAGACGAGGGAGAGAGTGCAAGTAAAATTGAAGTACTGAAACTTCCTTACGATCTAGCCATGGAGAATGACTGGGAAGGCATGAAGAGATACTTCGTGGACAATCCGCAAAAACTGAATTCTCCAATGACAGTGGACGAAGACACTGCATTGCACATTGTAGCGTCCTGCTGCAGGAGAAAATCACAGGGCAAACAAGTCCTTGAATTCTTGATTAATTTACTGCCACCAAGCTATGATGAAAGATGCAAGGCCGTGAGGGTTCCAAATAAACTCGGCAACAACGTTCTTCACGAGGTGGCGATGTCCGGCAGTCTGGAGGCAGCAACTTTCTTAGTGAGCAACTTCAACAAACCTCCAGGAAAAACTAGTAACGAGGAGAATTCTACACTGCCTCTGCTAGATATTCGGAACGAGTTAGGAGAATCGCCATTGTACAGGGCTGCTGCTCTTGGTCACCCTGACCTGGTCCAGTTTTTTGCTGAAAAACTGGAGGAGAATCCGGAGAATCTTCTGAGGCACTTCCACCGAAATGATAGAATGTCCATTCTTCATATCGCAGTCATTGGCCAACAAttta GGACTGCTCTTTGGTTGCAGAGGAAGTACCCATTTCTTGCAACTAAGAGGGAAGGTAAAGGATTGACAAGCCTTCAATTGCTAGCCCAAATGCCGACTGCCTTCACACCACAATTTCAACAAAGCAGATGGAAGATGCTCATATATTATT GCCTTCCTGCTCGAGACCTGGAGGTCACAACAAATCCCAAGGATGATGTGGAGAGCAGCTTGGGCAGCAACCAACACCCCCAAGCCATCTCTTGGAAGAAGCCTGAAg GTATTCTGAAGATGTACACTTCCCTGTGGGACTTCCTCGCTAAAG AAATGGACATAATCGAAAAGATCTGGAAGGATAAGAGAATTAAACATGCTCTTAAAAACCTCATCCCTTTGCTCGTCGAGAAAGACAATTCATGGCAGAATTCTAAAGAAGCAAAGGGCAAGACGATATCTCTGGGGTCAGTGGAAAATCTTTGTAAGGGTGATAATGATGGAGGAGATCAACAAGGAGAGGATTCTGCAGAACCAACCAATTCTAAGAAGCGTGGCATGTATAAGTATAACCCATTGCTTATAGCAACTATCACTGGAATTGTGCCTATTGTTGCAGAGATACTTAGGCAGCATCCTCAGGCAGCTGAGCACGTTAGCCATAGTGAACAGAACATTTTGCATCTGGCCATTAAGCATCGTCAAAGAGAGATCCTTGAGCTTCTAAAAAGGAAGCCAACAACCATCTCAAGGTTGAATGAGATGATTGACAGTGACGGCAATACCATATTGCACCAAGCTGCAGATAGGAGCTACTACTCTGTAGCAATTTCTCAGAATTTAATTGGTCCAGCCATGCAATTGCAAACAGAGTTGCGTTGGATGATG GGTGTGAAAAACATAGTACCACCTCATTACATCATGCACCACAACAACAAGGATCAGACAGCGGAGGAGCTGTTCAATGATGAGCATAATGAGCTTCTGAAGTCAGCACAAGAATGGATAAAAGACACAGCTGAGTCGTGCTCAACTGTGGCAGTGTTGGTGTGCACTGTGGTCTTTGCAGCCGCCTACACCATGCCTGGGGGTAACGAACCAAATGGCCTTCCTGTTTTCCATGATTCTCCTCTCTTCTGGCTCTTCACCTGCATGGATGTCGTGGCCATCGCTTGCTCATTGTCCTCGGTAGCCTTTTTCCTCTCTATCCTGTCCTCTCCCCTTGAGTATCCGTTTTTCTGTCACGTTCTTCCCCGCAAGCTCATGATCGGGTTCACCTTGCTCTTCTTGTCAATGGCAACCACCATGCTTGCCTTTGCTGCAACCATTTTGCTTGTGATTCGTATCGAGAAGAAATGGACTAAGTCAATGCTTTACTCTATTGCCTTTTTTCCTGTCCCTCTATTTGGCTTGCTGCAATTTCCTATGTACCAGTCTTTCAAAGAAATATATCATAAAATTACCAAGATTTTCCGCCCCTTCTTCGTTCCCTTTCTCGGCTTTTGCAAGAGGAGATCAATATGTG GgacaaataaatatacacCCCATTTGAAGTTCGAAACCCCAAGCGCGTCCAG AAACCAAATCAAGGGAGACAACCCCTGTTTAAGTTTTTCCATCTCAAACAGCAAAGCTGAGTCATGGTTGCTAACCAGATACCTTGATCCTGAGCTTCGGATTTCAAGGGAGACAACGGCAGTGTGTTCGTGCTCATCAAGGCTCCCTGAtcaaactcacacacaca AATTTCGTGTACATGAAGGATAG
- the LOC117626133 gene encoding uncharacterized protein LOC117626133: protein MDYWKEEEVLKDEEENIASQIEGLSDPYGKAMENDWKGMKQYYKKYPENLICPVTVDKDTALHIAASCCSEKLGEQVLEFLISLLPSYDKKCDALRIQNSHGNNVLHEVAVSGNLEAAKFLVNNFNKPAPVEEITTTRTLPLLELRNNLGESPVYRAAALGHPDLVKFFAHKLEEEYPENPENLRRHFRRNDKKSILHIAVIAQQFETALWLQRKYPFLATKREEKGLTSLQLLSQMPSAFEPEFQQSKWKMLIYHCLPVGDLVTPSHKDNDVVKDDVERCLGSDQPPQSICQKKLAVILEVYTFMWNFLANEIGMIKKIWKDKKNKNSLKELVSLFVKEDHSWQKKSIKVDDKTVDLGEIEKIEENVSNNDGDEKGNGSAVSNKSKKYVYNYTPLLIATITGIAPIVKEILKQHPQAAEHVSDHKEQNILHLAIKHRRREIFKFIKSKPNIKYRLTARIDHKGNSILHQAADRSYYSVATSQKLIGPAMQLQEELRWMLRVKKIVPRHYIMHHNKEGQTAEELFNDQHNKLLELAQQWIKETAASCSTVAVLVATVVFAAAYTVPGGTEPNGLPVYRDSPLFWLFTCMDVLAIACSLSSVAFFLSILSSPLEYPFFCHALPRKLMIGFTLLFVSMAATMLAFGATILLVIRIEKRSTKSLLYSIAFFPVPLFGLLQFPMFQSFKNMYRKITKIFSLLLEFSKGVCGKDKAN from the exons ATGGACTActggaaagaagaagaggtcCTTAAAGACGAGGAAGAGAATATTGCTAGTCAAATTGAAGGACTGAGCGATCCTTATGGTAAGGCCATGGAGAATGACTGGAAAGGCATGAAGCAATATTACAAGAAGTATCCAGAAAATTTGATTTGTCCCGTGACGGTGGACAAAGACACTGCATTGCACATTGCAGCTTCCTGCTGCAGCGAAAAACTGGGCGAACAAGTCCTTGAATTCTTGATTAGCTTACTGCCAAGCTATGATAAAAAATGCGATGCCTTAAGGATTCAGAATAGCCACGGCAACAACGTTCTCCATGAGGTGGCTGTGTCCGGCAATCTGGAGGCAGCTAAGTTCTTAGTGAACAACTTCAATAAACCGGCGCCTGTAGAAGAAATCACTACAACTCGTACACTGCCTCTGCTAGAACTTCGGAACAATTTAGGAGAATCGCCAGTGTACAGGGCTGCTGCTCTTGGTCACCCTGACCTGGTCAAGTTTTTTGCTCACAAACTGGAGGAGGAGTATCCGGAGAATCCGGAGAATCTTCGGAGGCACTTCCGCCGAAATGATAAAAAGTCCATTCTTCATATCGCAGTCATTGCCCAACAAtttg AGACTGCTCTTTGGTTGCAGAGGAAGTACCCATTTCTTGCAACtaaaagggaagaaaaggGATTGACAAGCCTTCAATTGCTATCCCAAATGCCATCTGCCTTCGAACCAGAATTTCAACAAAGCAAATGGAAGATGCTCATTTATCATT GCCTTCCTGTTGGAGATCTGGTCACACCAAGTCACAAGGATAATGATGTCGTCAAGGATGATGTGGAGAGATGCTTGGGTAGCGACCAGCCTCCCCAATCCATCTGTCAGAAGAAGCTTGCAg TTATTCTGGAGGTGTACACTTTCATGTGGAACTTCCTTGCTAACG AAATTGGCATGATAAAAAAGATCTGGAAggacaagaaaaataaaaattctctAAAGGAACTTGTCAGTTTGTTCGTCAAGGAAGACCATTCATGGCAGAAGAAGTCTATTAAAGTAGACGACAAGACCGTTGATCTGGGGGAAATAGAGAAAATAGAGGAAAATGTTAGTAATAATGATGGAGATGAAAAAGGAAATGGTTCTGCGGTATCCAACAAATCCAAGAAGTATGTTTATAACTATACCCCATTGCTCATAGCAACTATCACTGGAATTGCGCCTATTGTTAAAGAGATACTTAAGCAGCATCCTCAGGCAGCTGAGCACGTTAGCGACCATAAGGAACAGAACATTTTGCATCTGGCCATTAAGCACCGTCGAAGAGAGATCTTTAAATTTATCAAAAGCAAGCCAAACATAAAGTATAGGTTGACTGCGAGGATTGACCATAAAGGCAACAGCATATTGCACCAAGCTGCAGATAGGAGTTACTACTCTGTAGCCACGTCTCAAAAATTAATTGGTCCAGCCATGCAATTGCAAGAAGAGTTGCGTTGGATGTTG CGTGTGAAAAAGATAGTGCCGCGGCATTACATCATGCACCACAACAAGGAGGGTCAGACAGCGGAGGAGCTGTTCAATGATCAGCATAATAAGCTTCTGGAGTTGGCACAACAATGGATAAAAGAAACAGCTGCGTCATGCTCAACCGTGGCAGTGCTGGTGGCCACCGTGGTCTTTGCAGCCGCCTACACCGTTCCTGGGGGTACCGAACCAAATGGCCTTCCTGTTTACCGTGATTCTCCTCTCTTCTGGCTCTTCACCTGCATGGACGTCTTGGCCATCGCCTGCTCATTGTCTTCAGTAGCCTTTTTCCTCTCTATCCTCTCCTCTCCCCTTGAGTACCCGTTTTTCTGTCACGCTCTTCCCCGCAAGCTCATGATCGGGTTCACCTTGCTCTTCGTTTCAATGGCAGCCACCATGCTCGCCTTCGGTGCTACCATTTTGCTTGTGATTCGCATCGAGAAGAGATCGACTAAGTCTCTGCTTTACTCTATTGCCTTTTTTCCAGTCCCTCTATTTGGCTTGTTGCAATTTCCTATGTTCCAGTCTTTCAAAAATATGTATCGGAAAATTACCAAGATTTTCAGCCTCCTTCTCGAATTTTCGAAGGGGGTGTGCGGTAAGGACAAGGCGAACTGA
- the LOC117624546 gene encoding protein ACCELERATED CELL DEATH 6-like isoform X2 — protein sequence MEDLEIEHAEMAYWRTEEVLLKDEGESASKIEVLKLPYDLAMENDWEGMKRYFVDNPQKLNSPMTVDEDTALHIVASCCRRKSQGKQVLEFLINLLPPSYDERCKAVRVPNKLGNNVLHEVAMSGSLEAATFLVSNFNKPPGKTSNEENSTLPLLDIRNELGESPLYRAAALGHPDLVQFFAEKLEENPENLLRHFHRNDRMSILHIAVIGQQFRTALWLQRKYPFLATKREGKGLTSLQLLAQMPTAFTPQFQQSRWKMLIYYCLPARDLEVTTNPKDDVESSLGSNQHPQAISWKKPEGILKMYTSLWDFLAKEMDIIEKIWKDKRIKHALKNLIPLLVEKDNSWQNSKEAKGKTISLGSVENLCKGDNDGGDQQGEDSAEPTNSKKRGMYKYNPLLIATITGIVPIVAEILRQHPQAAEHVSHSEQNILHLAIKHRQREILELLKRKPTTISRLNEMIDSDGNTILHQAADRSYYSVAISQNLIGPAMQLQTELRWMMGVKNIVPPHYIMHHNNKDQTAEELFNDEHNELLKSAQEWIKDTAESCSTVAVLVCTVVFAAAYTMPGGNEPNGLPVFHDSPLFWLFTCMDVVAIACSLSSVAFFLSILSSPLEYPFFCHVLPRKLMIGFTLLFLSMATTMLAFAATILLVIRIEKKWTKSMLYSIAFFPVPLFGLLQFPMYQSFKEIYHKITKIFRPFFVPFLGFCKRRSICETKSRETTPV from the exons ATGGAGGACTTAGAGATAGAGCACGCAGAGATGGCGTACTGGAGAACGGAAGAGGTTCTTCTTAAAGACGAGGGAGAGAGTGCAAGTAAAATTGAAGTACTGAAACTTCCTTACGATCTAGCCATGGAGAATGACTGGGAAGGCATGAAGAGATACTTCGTGGACAATCCGCAAAAACTGAATTCTCCAATGACAGTGGACGAAGACACTGCATTGCACATTGTAGCGTCCTGCTGCAGGAGAAAATCACAGGGCAAACAAGTCCTTGAATTCTTGATTAATTTACTGCCACCAAGCTATGATGAAAGATGCAAGGCCGTGAGGGTTCCAAATAAACTCGGCAACAACGTTCTTCACGAGGTGGCGATGTCCGGCAGTCTGGAGGCAGCAACTTTCTTAGTGAGCAACTTCAACAAACCTCCAGGAAAAACTAGTAACGAGGAGAATTCTACACTGCCTCTGCTAGATATTCGGAACGAGTTAGGAGAATCGCCATTGTACAGGGCTGCTGCTCTTGGTCACCCTGACCTGGTCCAGTTTTTTGCTGAAAAACTGGAGGAGAATCCGGAGAATCTTCTGAGGCACTTCCACCGAAATGATAGAATGTCCATTCTTCATATCGCAGTCATTGGCCAACAAttta GGACTGCTCTTTGGTTGCAGAGGAAGTACCCATTTCTTGCAACTAAGAGGGAAGGTAAAGGATTGACAAGCCTTCAATTGCTAGCCCAAATGCCGACTGCCTTCACACCACAATTTCAACAAAGCAGATGGAAGATGCTCATATATTATT GCCTTCCTGCTCGAGACCTGGAGGTCACAACAAATCCCAAGGATGATGTGGAGAGCAGCTTGGGCAGCAACCAACACCCCCAAGCCATCTCTTGGAAGAAGCCTGAAg GTATTCTGAAGATGTACACTTCCCTGTGGGACTTCCTCGCTAAAG AAATGGACATAATCGAAAAGATCTGGAAGGATAAGAGAATTAAACATGCTCTTAAAAACCTCATCCCTTTGCTCGTCGAGAAAGACAATTCATGGCAGAATTCTAAAGAAGCAAAGGGCAAGACGATATCTCTGGGGTCAGTGGAAAATCTTTGTAAGGGTGATAATGATGGAGGAGATCAACAAGGAGAGGATTCTGCAGAACCAACCAATTCTAAGAAGCGTGGCATGTATAAGTATAACCCATTGCTTATAGCAACTATCACTGGAATTGTGCCTATTGTTGCAGAGATACTTAGGCAGCATCCTCAGGCAGCTGAGCACGTTAGCCATAGTGAACAGAACATTTTGCATCTGGCCATTAAGCATCGTCAAAGAGAGATCCTTGAGCTTCTAAAAAGGAAGCCAACAACCATCTCAAGGTTGAATGAGATGATTGACAGTGACGGCAATACCATATTGCACCAAGCTGCAGATAGGAGCTACTACTCTGTAGCAATTTCTCAGAATTTAATTGGTCCAGCCATGCAATTGCAAACAGAGTTGCGTTGGATGATG GGTGTGAAAAACATAGTACCACCTCATTACATCATGCACCACAACAACAAGGATCAGACAGCGGAGGAGCTGTTCAATGATGAGCATAATGAGCTTCTGAAGTCAGCACAAGAATGGATAAAAGACACAGCTGAGTCGTGCTCAACTGTGGCAGTGTTGGTGTGCACTGTGGTCTTTGCAGCCGCCTACACCATGCCTGGGGGTAACGAACCAAATGGCCTTCCTGTTTTCCATGATTCTCCTCTCTTCTGGCTCTTCACCTGCATGGATGTCGTGGCCATCGCTTGCTCATTGTCCTCGGTAGCCTTTTTCCTCTCTATCCTGTCCTCTCCCCTTGAGTATCCGTTTTTCTGTCACGTTCTTCCCCGCAAGCTCATGATCGGGTTCACCTTGCTCTTCTTGTCAATGGCAACCACCATGCTTGCCTTTGCTGCAACCATTTTGCTTGTGATTCGTATCGAGAAGAAATGGACTAAGTCAATGCTTTACTCTATTGCCTTTTTTCCTGTCCCTCTATTTGGCTTGCTGCAATTTCCTATGTACCAGTCTTTCAAAGAAATATATCATAAAATTACCAAGATTTTCCGCCCCTTCTTCGTTCCCTTTCTCGGCTTTTGCAAGAGGAGATCAATATGTG AAACCAAATCAAGGGAGACAACCCCTGTTTAA